TGTTGCGCCGGGTGCTTCCCGAGCAGGGCTATCTTCTTGAAATTGCATCGGGAAGCGGTGAACATGCGGTGGCGTTCGCGGGGCTTTTCCCCGGCCTGCGTTGGCAGCCCAGCGATTGCGACCGCGACGCCCTGGCGTCGGTAGAGGCTTGGCGCGTCGAGGCTTCTTTAGAAAATGTCCAAAGTGCCGTTTTCCTCGACACCACCGACGCCCATTGGCCGGTCGAACGGGCCGACGCCATGGTCGCGATCAACATGGTTCACATTGCGCCTTGGGCGGCGTGCGAGGGGTTGATGGCCGGTGCGGGGCGCGTGCTTCGTCAGGGTGGCGTGCTTTATCTTTACGGTCCGTACACGATCGACGGTAGGCACACCGCGCCCAGTAACGCCCAGTTCGACAACTGGTTGAAGGCGCGCGACCCGGCTTTCGGTGTGCGTGATCTTGCCGAGGTTGAGAGCTGCGCCAAGGCGAACGGGCTTATGTTGGATGAGTGCCGCGCCATGGCGGCGAACAATTTTTCCTTGATTTTTCGACGGCGCTGACGGCTATTCGCCGGCGTGTTTGGCCTTGCGTTCGCGCGCGGCGGCCCACAAATTGAGCGCTTCGACCGAGACCGAGAAACCCATCGCGAAATACAAGTATCCCTTGGGAATGTGAAAACCCATGCCGTCGGCCACCAGCGCCATGCCGATCAACAGCAAAAAACTCATCGCCAGCATTTTAACCGTCGGGTGACGGCTGACGAAGGCCGAAAGCGGTCCCGACGCCCACAACATCACCACGACGGCGACGGTGATCGCGGTCGCCATGATGCTTACCTCGTTGACCATGCCGACGGCGGTGATGACCGAATCGAGGGAGAAAATAATATCGATCAGCGCAATTTGAACGATCGTCGCGATGATACCGCGTTTGACTCGCTTCAAGTCGGCCTCGGCGCCGGCTTCTTCGAGGCGTTCGTGAATTTCACGGGTCGCCTTGACCAGCAGGAACAGGCCGCCGGCGATCAGAATCATATCGCGCAGGGACAGCGGATGATCCGCGATGACGAGTAGAGGCGCGGTCAATTTGGCGAGCCACGCCAGGGTGAACAACAGCATTAATCGGGTCACCAGCGCCAGGGCGATGCCACCGCGTCGGGCCGAGGTCTGGTGTTCCTTGGGCAGCCGATCGACCAAAATGGCGATAAAGACCAAGTTGTCGATACCGAGAACGACTTCGAGGCTGATCAGTGTGGCGAGGCTGATCCAGGTCTCGGGAGTCGCGATCAGCGTGACGATGGCGGTTTCCACGGTGCTGCTCCTGTCTGCGCGGTTGGGTTAGGGTCAGGACCTAATCGTAATCTTTTAGGCGATCGATGGCGCGTCGCTCGGCCTTAGTGGGGCGGCCCGCGCCGGGATCGCGCCGGGCGGAGGGATAAATACCATGCTTTCCCGGCGCGCGCGCGTCTTCTTGCGGGCTGTGGTCGATGTACAGGCTCTGGGCTTCGGGCGCGGGGCCTCGGCGTGCGCCCAGGGCGACGACTTCGATGATGCGCTTCCGTTCGTTCAGGGTGAAGGTCAGGATATCTCCGATTTTTAAAGCGTAGTGGGCTTTGCTTGGCTCCGACGACGCCCTGCGCACATTTCCCGCATGGCAAAATTGCGTGGCGCGGGCGCGGCTTTTAAAAAAACGCGCCTGCCAAAGCCACTTGTCCAAGCGGATCGTCGCCGGGGGCGTGTTCATTTCTTCAATTTCAGCTCCAGCAACTTGGCGAAGGGCGAATCGGGATCGACCGTGGGCTTGGCCTGTTCATCGCGCCGCGAGGCGGGATGCGGCGCGCCCTTACGGCTCTTTTTGACCTTGCTTCGCCCGCCCGGTTTTTTCTTGTGGGCGGTCTTGCCGTCGGCGGAGGGTGGGGGCGTTTGCGCACCGTCTCCCGGCGGCGCGGGGGACGCGGACGGTTTCTGTTCACCTTGTTCGGATGCGGGTGTTCCGGTGTCGCCCGAAGCCGGCGTGGGCATGGTCCCGTCGGGTACCGGCGCGGTCATGACGTCGGGGGCTTGCGTCGCGTCGTCGTTCTGCGTGGTGGAGGCTTCGGCCGCGGCTTTCAGCGCCTTGCGGACTTTATGACGCAGGTGTTTGAGCGTGTATTTATCCTCGATGGCGACGAACCCGATGTCGTGGAGGATGGCGTCCATTTCCTCGGGGCCGCAGCCGGCCAGGGACATCAAATCCGCAGATAGGGAAAATGCGCCATCGCCATCGCGCAGCAGGCTCCAGGACAGCTCGCAGATGCGCTCCAGCATATCGATGCGCAAGGCCAACGGGCCGGCGCGGCGAAAGCCCACGGCGTCGTAATAGCCGCGGGGTTGGGCACGATCGAAGGGAACGGAGACTCGACCCGGCGGCGGCGGCGGCGGCGGGCTGAGCAGGCTTTCGCGCACCGCCCACAGCATCAGGCGCATTTCCATCGCGGCGGGCTTGAGCAATTCGGGCATATAGACCATTTGGCGACCGAGGCGCACGCCGAGGCGGCGCATTTCCCGGCGTTCCTCGCGCTCGATCGCCTTGATCTGCTCCTCGACGCCCTCGCGGTCCAGCGAGCCCAATTGTTCGGCCAATTGAAAAACAAGTCCCCGAGCCGGCCCCTTGAGGTCCGAATCGAGGGCGGTGAGTAGGGGCTTCATGCGGGTGTTCAGCGTCGTTTCCAGCCACAGGGCGAGGCGGGTTCGAATTTTTTCCCGTTCGGGGCTGTCGAGCAGATCCGACGTTAGGGCGAAGGCTTGGGGCTTCAGCGCCGCCGGACCCGCCTTGACGGCCCCGACCGCGTCGCCGCGCCACAAAATTCGCCCCTGGGGCGTGAAGCTAAATTGCGCATCGTCGTCGAGGGTCAAGGCGGAAACCCGTTCCTTGACGCGGGCGCGCAAGATCCGGGTCGCGGCGTGGTCCAGCGCGCGCGCCGCGCCATCGTGCTCGTTTGCGTCGGCGGTGAAGCGAAATCCACGAAGGTGGCCGATAAAATGGCCTTCGACTTCGACGGCGCCATCATCGGCGATATGGGTGTCTATGTGATCTTGATCGGTCATGGGACGCATTAATACAGCACTTCTTCGGTCAACGAAACGCTGAGTTAAGCGCTCGTGCAGGGTATCTGACAAGTTGTTTTCGATGCTCCGGGTGCGTTCTTGCCATCCTATGGGGTCATCAAGCCATCCGGTTTGGTGCGAAACGTAGGTCCAGGTTCGGATTTGACTGATCCGTCCCAACAAGGTGTCGATGTCGCCGTCGAGCCGGTCCAGGCGGGCGACGCGCTCGTTCATCCACGATCCCGGCAGGCGTCCGGCGGGGCCCGCCAGGTGGCGAAAAAGCTGTCCCAGCAGTTGGGCGTGGGCGTCGGACATGATTTTTTGAAAGTCGGGAATCCGGCAGACGTCCCAAAGCAGGTGCACCGCGGCTGGGGTGTGCGCGATATCGCGCAGGACGGCGTCCTTGGCGAGCGTGATCAAGGCCCGTTCGTCGTGGGCTTCGCGTGCGCGCACCAGACCGGGGCGATCGGGAACGTCGCGCAGGCTGTGGAGCAGGGCGTCGAGCGAAGAAAATCTTAGCGCCGCGTTGCGCCAAAAGAGCGTCCGCACGGGGGCGAAATTGTGGTTTTCGATCTGCTCGACTTCCTCGGCGCTCAGGCGGTCTGCGGCCATGGTGGTGCCGAAGGTGCCGTCGTTCATGTGCCGGCCCGCCCTTCCGGCGATTTGGGCCAGTTCGGCGACGGACAGGCGGCGTCGGATGCGCCCGTCGAATTTTCCGGTCGCGGCCAGGGCGACGTGATCGACGTCCATGTTCAGGCCCATGCCGACGGCGTCGGTGGCGATTAGGTAATCGACCTCACCGGATTGGAACATCTCGACCTGGGCGTTGCGGGTGCGCGGACTGAGCGCCCCCATCACCAGCGCCGCGCCGCCGCGGTGACGACGCATCATCTCGCCCAGGGCGTAAACGTCGGCCAGGGAAAATGTGACGACGGCGCTGCGCGGGGCCAGGCGGGTAATTTTCTTGCGCCCGGCATAGCCGAGCGCGGAAAAGCGGGGGCGCGAGATAAAGGAGATGTCGTCGAGCAGCGCGCCGAGCGCCGGGCGCATGGTGTCTGCGCCCATGAACATGGTTTCCTTCAGTCCCCGGGCGTGGAGCAGGCGCTGGGTGAAAATGTGGCCGCGTTCGGGGTCGGCGCACAGTTGGATTTCATCGATGCCGACGAAGTCGAGGGGGCGGTCGGTGGGCATCGACTCCACGGTGCACAGAAAATAGCGTGCGCCCTTGGGGAGGATTTTTTCCTCGCCGGTGATCAGGGCGACCTGCCCCCGGCCCTTGATCTTGACCGCCCGGTCGTAATTTTCTCGCGCCAGCAGGCGCAACGGGAACCCGATCATGCCCGAGGCGTGTGCCAGCATGCGTTCCATCGCCAGGTGGGTCTTGCCGGTGTTGGTGGGGCCGAGCACCGCTTTCAGATTGTCGCGAAGGCGTGATGTTTCGATATGCATAGCGGGAACCGTCGGCCTCTCGATAGGGGAGCCATGGAATGGAAGGTGTTATCGCAAATTTCGGCGCGCGGCGCTAGGGTCAGGGCCTCTTCATCTGGTGCGTCTGGCGGAGATGAATAGGCCCTGACCCTAGTCTCCCGTTGGATGGCCAGTCTCCCGTCGGATGGAGTGGGTGCGCGACGGTCGAGTGTGCTATGATGTCCCCTTCGACCGGGGGGCGAACGATCGCATCCGAACCGTAGAAATTAAAGGGGGATAGATAGGGAGGACATGTAGATGGGGCTTATTCTCAGCAGTCCGGCTTTCGACGAAGCGCAAAGAATACCCGACCGGCACACTTGTATGGGCGAGGACGTCTCGCCGCAACTGGTGTGGGTGGGCCTTCCCAAGAGTACGCGGAGCCTGGCCTTGATCGTTAGCGATCCCGACGCCCCGGCGG
This genomic window from Varunaivibrio sulfuroxidans contains:
- a CDS encoding DUF938 domain-containing protein encodes the protein MNNHIKDDARDLRQFAPSTARNRDAIGAVLRRVLPEQGYLLEIASGSGEHAVAFAGLFPGLRWQPSDCDRDALASVEAWRVEASLENVQSAVFLDTTDAHWPVERADAMVAINMVHIAPWAACEGLMAGAGRVLRQGGVLYLYGPYTIDGRHTAPSNAQFDNWLKARDPAFGVRDLAEVESCAKANGLMLDECRAMAANNFSLIFRRR
- a CDS encoding TerC family protein, whose translation is METAIVTLIATPETWISLATLISLEVVLGIDNLVFIAILVDRLPKEHQTSARRGGIALALVTRLMLLFTLAWLAKLTAPLLVIADHPLSLRDMILIAGGLFLLVKATREIHERLEEAGAEADLKRVKRGIIATIVQIALIDIIFSLDSVITAVGMVNEVSIMATAITVAVVVMLWASGPLSAFVSRHPTVKMLAMSFLLLIGMALVADGMGFHIPKGYLYFAMGFSVSVEALNLWAAARERKAKHAGE
- a CDS encoding RNA-binding S4 domain-containing protein; protein product: MNTPPATIRLDKWLWQARFFKSRARATQFCHAGNVRRASSEPSKAHYALKIGDILTFTLNERKRIIEVVALGARRGPAPEAQSLYIDHSPQEDARAPGKHGIYPSARRDPGAGRPTKAERRAIDRLKDYD
- a CDS encoding helicase-related protein; translation: MHIETSRLRDNLKAVLGPTNTGKTHLAMERMLAHASGMIGFPLRLLARENYDRAVKIKGRGQVALITGEEKILPKGARYFLCTVESMPTDRPLDFVGIDEIQLCADPERGHIFTQRLLHARGLKETMFMGADTMRPALGALLDDISFISRPRFSALGYAGRKKITRLAPRSAVVTFSLADVYALGEMMRRHRGGAALVMGALSPRTRNAQVEMFQSGEVDYLIATDAVGMGLNMDVDHVALAATGKFDGRIRRRLSVAELAQIAGRAGRHMNDGTFGTTMAADRLSAEEVEQIENHNFAPVRTLFWRNAALRFSSLDALLHSLRDVPDRPGLVRAREAHDERALITLAKDAVLRDIAHTPAAVHLLWDVCRIPDFQKIMSDAHAQLLGQLFRHLAGPAGRLPGSWMNERVARLDRLDGDIDTLLGRISQIRTWTYVSHQTGWLDDPIGWQERTRSIENNLSDTLHERLTQRFVDRRSAVLMRPMTDQDHIDTHIADDGAVEVEGHFIGHLRGFRFTADANEHDGAARALDHAATRILRARVKERVSALTLDDDAQFSFTPQGRILWRGDAVGAVKAGPAALKPQAFALTSDLLDSPEREKIRTRLALWLETTLNTRMKPLLTALDSDLKGPARGLVFQLAEQLGSLDREGVEEQIKAIEREERREMRRLGVRLGRQMVYMPELLKPAAMEMRLMLWAVRESLLSPPPPPPPGRVSVPFDRAQPRGYYDAVGFRRAGPLALRIDMLERICELSWSLLRDGDGAFSLSADLMSLAGCGPEEMDAILHDIGFVAIEDKYTLKHLRHKVRKALKAAAEASTTQNDDATQAPDVMTAPVPDGTMPTPASGDTGTPASEQGEQKPSASPAPPGDGAQTPPPSADGKTAHKKKPGGRSKVKKSRKGAPHPASRRDEQAKPTVDPDSPFAKLLELKLKK